Proteins encoded in a region of the Cydia pomonella isolate Wapato2018A chromosome 3, ilCydPomo1, whole genome shotgun sequence genome:
- the LOC133516195 gene encoding uncharacterized protein LOC133516195, producing MPNKYKRKAVAVRGNWSELSLKAAISAVKNDGLSVRAAAIQNQIPRKTLERRLKKNNDKKGPMGPSSLFGKENEDKLVAHIKALQAKGFPLTMTDVRRIAYDFAEQLQLQHRFNTETQKAGYDWLQMFLSRHIDITLRKSEGVSLSRANAMNRTEVNAYFQLLESVLIQDNEMLAPNCVFNMDESGLQLTQVNKTKAIRRLSDSSGDVPLAIISKNKKKKNLKGEDNYRGCGENYYETLLVEDWLQCTICMFWVHENCTEFDDAYSKCGQEKKKRLRTKK from the coding sequence atgcCAAACAAGTACAAGAGAAAAGCAGTAGCTGTCAGAGGTAATTGGTCAGAACTTTCACTTAAGGCTGCTATTAGTGCTGTGAAAAATGATGGATTATCCGTGCGAGCGGCGGCTATCCAGAACCAAATACCACGAAAAACGTTAGAAAGAAGATTGAAGAAGAATAATGATAAAAAGGGGCCTATGGGACCATCTTCTTTGTTTGGAAAAGAAAATGAGGATAAACTGGTAGCTCACATCAAAGCATTGCAAGCTAAAGGTTTTCCATTGACAATGACGGATGTTAGAAGAATAGCTTACGATTTTGCAGAGCAATTACAATTACAGCACAGATTTAATACAGAAACCCAGAAAGCAGGATATGACTGGTTGCAAATGTTCCTAAGTAGACACATAGATATTACACTTAGAAAATCAGAAGGTGTATCATTGTCCAGGGCCAATGCCATGAATAGAACAGAAGTAAATGCTTATTTTCAACTTCTAGAAAGCGTTTTAATACAGGATAATGAGATGTTAGCACCAAATTGTGTATTTAACATGGATGAGTCAGGCTTGCAGTTAACTCAGGTAAACAAAACAAAGGCTATCCGAAGGCTGTCGGATAGCAGTGGCGATGTCCCCCTTGCCATAATATCGAAaaacaagaagaaaaagaaCTTGAAAGGGGAGGATAACTATCGTGGATGCGGAGAAAATTATTACGAAACTCTTCTTGTTGAAGATTGGCTCCAGTGCACGATTTGTATGTTTTGGGTTCATGAAAATTGCACCGAATTCGACGATGCATACTCCAAATGTGGCCAGGAAAAGAAGAAGCGTCTCAGGACCAAAAAATAA